In Mycolicibacterium phocaicum, one DNA window encodes the following:
- a CDS encoding (2,3-dihydroxybenzoyl)adenylate synthase, protein MTRTTASTEADQHLLNGFVPFPHERAERYRQAGYWVGKPLDSILSDAARQWPDGVAAVDPSASYTFAQLDQLASEAAAGFAALGIGTGDRVLLQMPNTADFAIALFGLLRAGAVPVMCLPAHRRAELSHFATVSGAVALVIADRFGGFDYRDMARELVAEHPLLRQVVVDGDAGEFTSWTSLFGHGSAAAPTINTAEPALLLVSGGTTGAPKLIPRTHDDYYYNATASAALCEMTGDDVYLTVLPAAHNFPLSCPGMLGAMSVGATTVFTTDPSPESAFATIARHHVTVCALVPALATLWTQACDWEPQRPTTLRLLQVGGAKLSAPDAAAARDALTPGLQQVFGMAEGLINYTRPGDDPELLDHTQGAPLCPDDELRIVDDEGADVPVGGEGELLVRGPYTLGGYYRAPSDNERSFSPDGFYRSGDRVRRRADGYLEVTGRIKDVIHRGGETISALDLEEHLLTHPSIRAAAAVPVPDPYLGEKICAVVVFSGPAVSLSDLNGYLDDRGVAVHSRPDTLIAQTSLPVTAVGKVDKKAITRNLTTSREQT, encoded by the coding sequence GTGACGCGCACCACTGCCTCCACCGAGGCCGACCAGCATTTGCTGAACGGATTCGTTCCGTTCCCGCACGAACGCGCCGAGCGCTACCGCCAGGCCGGCTACTGGGTCGGCAAACCACTGGACAGCATCCTTTCCGACGCCGCACGCCAGTGGCCGGACGGTGTCGCCGCCGTCGACCCGTCCGCGTCATACACATTTGCTCAACTCGATCAGCTGGCCTCCGAAGCAGCCGCCGGGTTCGCCGCTCTCGGCATCGGAACCGGCGACCGGGTACTGCTGCAAATGCCCAACACCGCCGACTTCGCCATCGCCCTGTTCGGGCTGCTGCGCGCGGGCGCGGTGCCCGTCATGTGCCTGCCCGCCCACCGCCGCGCCGAGCTCAGCCATTTCGCCACGGTCAGCGGCGCCGTCGCCCTCGTCATCGCCGACCGGTTCGGCGGCTTCGACTACCGCGACATGGCGCGCGAACTGGTCGCCGAGCACCCGCTCCTGCGGCAGGTGGTCGTCGACGGCGATGCCGGCGAATTCACCAGCTGGACTTCCCTTTTCGGCCACGGATCGGCAGCCGCACCGACGATCAACACCGCGGAACCCGCCCTGCTCCTGGTATCCGGCGGCACCACCGGGGCACCGAAGCTCATCCCCCGCACCCATGACGACTACTACTACAACGCCACCGCCAGCGCCGCGCTGTGCGAAATGACCGGCGACGACGTGTATCTGACGGTGTTGCCGGCGGCGCACAACTTCCCGCTGTCCTGCCCGGGAATGCTCGGCGCCATGTCCGTCGGTGCCACCACCGTCTTCACCACCGACCCCAGCCCGGAGTCCGCGTTCGCGACCATCGCCCGGCACCACGTCACCGTCTGCGCTCTGGTGCCCGCGCTGGCCACCCTGTGGACGCAGGCCTGCGATTGGGAACCGCAGCGCCCCACCACTTTGCGACTGCTCCAGGTCGGCGGCGCCAAGCTGTCCGCACCGGATGCGGCGGCCGCGCGCGACGCGCTGACGCCCGGCCTGCAACAGGTTTTCGGCATGGCCGAAGGGCTGATCAACTACACCCGCCCCGGGGACGATCCCGAACTGCTGGACCACACCCAAGGGGCACCGCTGTGCCCCGACGACGAATTGCGCATCGTCGACGACGAGGGCGCCGACGTGCCGGTCGGCGGCGAGGGCGAACTGCTGGTGCGCGGGCCGTACACCCTGGGCGGCTACTACCGGGCCCCTTCCGACAACGAGCGGTCGTTCAGCCCCGACGGCTTCTACCGCAGCGGGGACCGGGTGCGCCGCCGCGCCGACGGCTACCTCGAGGTCACCGGCCGCATCAAGGACGTCATCCACCGGGGCGGCGAGACCATCTCGGCGCTCGATCTCGAGGAACACCTGCTCACGCACCCGTCGATCCGGGCTGCGGCCGCCGTCCCGGTACCCGACCCGTACCTCGGCGAAAAGATCTGCGCGGTGGTGGTTTTCAGCGGACCTGCCGTCAGCCTCAGCGACCTCAACGGCTACCTCGATGACCGCGGTGTCGCGGTCCACAGCCGGCCTGACACCCTGATCGCCCAGACGTCACTGCCGGTGACCGCGGTCGGCAAGGTCGACAAGAAAGCCATCACCCGAAACCTCACCACATCTCGCGAGCAGACGTAA
- a CDS encoding VC0807 family protein, whose protein sequence is MSDTPKTLREYIVNTAINTIPPLIAYYVLRVFDFEPYLALVGAIITAALQGALTMVRKRKVEPANVVVIVGAACSLIIALTTKNPRIVQALELVPMSLLVWSFAISGLLRKPNSKKMAGVISPALAEAALPERGWPEQSIQDWHRLHTQLCIGLGLLCGFYPVFALYMIFNYPVDISQFVIVATGPTLVVLCIVFAVARVRRFVGHHDAAADTAVIAGGSE, encoded by the coding sequence ATGTCCGATACCCCGAAGACCCTGCGCGAGTACATCGTCAACACCGCGATCAACACCATTCCGCCACTGATCGCGTACTACGTGCTGCGCGTGTTCGACTTCGAGCCCTACCTGGCGCTGGTCGGGGCGATCATCACCGCGGCCTTGCAGGGCGCGCTGACCATGGTGCGCAAGCGGAAGGTCGAGCCCGCGAACGTAGTGGTGATCGTCGGTGCGGCGTGCTCGCTGATCATCGCACTGACCACCAAGAACCCGCGCATCGTTCAGGCCCTCGAGCTCGTCCCGATGTCACTGTTGGTCTGGTCGTTCGCCATCAGCGGGCTGCTGCGCAAGCCAAATTCGAAGAAGATGGCAGGCGTCATCTCGCCCGCGCTGGCCGAAGCGGCCCTGCCCGAACGCGGCTGGCCCGAGCAGAGCATCCAGGATTGGCACCGGTTGCACACGCAGCTGTGCATCGGGCTCGGGCTGCTCTGTGGTTTCTACCCCGTCTTCGCGCTGTACATGATCTTCAACTACCCGGTCGACATCTCGCAGTTCGTCATCGTCGCGACCGGACCCACCCTCGTCGTACTCTGCATCGTCTTCGCGGTGGCCCGCGTTCGCCGGTTCGTCGGGCACCACGACGCGGCCGCCGACACCGCGGTGATCGCCGGCGGGTCTGAGTAG
- a CDS encoding acyltransferase family protein has product MPRLLPDFRAVIDGTAPDRDRSIDVARLSALLVVMFGHCALLLATITADGVQIGNTLGAVPRLQPATWVLQVMPLFFFAGAAAGVHSWRDGTPWGTWLFTRAQRLCRPALWYLGAWTVALIAVRFTMGAESAAALGNEAVALLWFLGTYLIVLAFVPALARLRSARAAALVIAVLLVVTALGDWARISTHTLAAGAANLVVVWLIPMVIGAVYAHRFVTAGRALIVAAGALAVQVAVARFGPYDVSLVVTGTERMSNVTPPTLLLALQCIWMSSLFIACAGAVRRWAQRPRVWYLIVVGNSGAMTLYLWHIAAIAIATFSLHAVGLDAYDPAAPHFWRNIAIRALVFAVVMTVMFLLLSPLEHNPLWWWDARVRATGRAATLAGALICAAGAALLLMAKYGLGTTSGWMLLALFTVTVVAARISAGRPPARREAAETSPAAGISAR; this is encoded by the coding sequence ATGCCCAGACTGTTGCCCGACTTCCGCGCCGTGATCGACGGCACCGCGCCCGACCGGGACCGCAGCATCGACGTGGCCCGGCTGAGCGCACTGCTGGTGGTGATGTTCGGCCACTGCGCGCTGTTGCTCGCCACCATCACCGCCGACGGCGTCCAGATCGGCAACACCCTGGGCGCCGTCCCCCGACTGCAACCGGCCACCTGGGTACTCCAGGTCATGCCGCTGTTCTTCTTCGCCGGAGCCGCAGCGGGCGTGCACAGTTGGCGGGACGGGACGCCCTGGGGCACCTGGCTTTTCACCCGGGCGCAGCGGCTGTGCCGGCCGGCGCTGTGGTACCTGGGCGCGTGGACGGTCGCCTTGATCGCGGTCCGGTTCACCATGGGCGCCGAATCCGCAGCCGCACTGGGCAACGAGGCGGTGGCCCTGCTCTGGTTCCTCGGCACCTACCTGATCGTGCTGGCATTCGTCCCCGCACTGGCCCGGTTGCGGTCGGCACGTGCTGCCGCGTTGGTCATCGCTGTCCTCCTGGTGGTCACGGCGCTCGGTGACTGGGCCCGGATCAGCACGCACACGTTGGCGGCGGGCGCGGCGAATCTCGTTGTGGTCTGGCTGATTCCGATGGTCATCGGCGCGGTCTACGCGCACCGATTCGTCACTGCCGGCAGGGCGCTGATCGTGGCGGCCGGCGCGCTGGCCGTCCAGGTGGCGGTTGCCAGGTTCGGGCCGTACGACGTGTCACTGGTGGTCACCGGCACCGAGCGCATGTCGAACGTCACCCCGCCCACGCTTCTGCTTGCCCTGCAGTGCATCTGGATGTCCAGTCTGTTCATCGCCTGCGCCGGCGCGGTCCGCCGGTGGGCCCAGCGTCCCCGCGTCTGGTACCTGATCGTGGTCGGCAACAGCGGGGCGATGACCCTGTACCTGTGGCACATCGCCGCCATCGCCATCGCGACGTTCAGCCTGCATGCGGTGGGCCTGGACGCCTATGACCCTGCGGCCCCGCACTTCTGGCGCAACATCGCGATCCGGGCGCTGGTCTTCGCGGTGGTGATGACGGTCATGTTCCTGCTGCTGTCCCCGCTCGAGCACAACCCGCTGTGGTGGTGGGATGCCCGGGTCCGGGCGACGGGACGCGCGGCAACCCTCGCCGGTGCGCTGATCTGTGCCGCCGGGGCCGCGCTCCTGCTGATGGCCAAGTACGGTCTGGGCACGACGTCGGGCTGGATGCTGCTGGCGCTGTTCACGGTCACCGTCGTCGCTGCCCGGATCAGCGCGGGACGACCGCCGGCGCGCCGCGAGGCTGCGGAAACGAGCCCCGCCGCCGGGATCAGTGCGCGCTGA
- a CDS encoding MarR family winged helix-turn-helix transcriptional regulator, with protein MTARPRTAAEPSVDAIADALVTASRLLLDITARAVAVVDDTLTVPQLRVLALLSSHGPTNLTTLAAQLDVQPSTVGRMADRLVTAGLIDRHRHPSSGREMVVELTRRGRAVVDTVSARRRAEIARVVEVMPPRERLGMVRALHAFSEAGGEPPADAPAGLDF; from the coding sequence GTGACCGCCCGTCCGAGAACCGCCGCCGAGCCGTCGGTCGACGCCATCGCCGACGCACTCGTCACCGCATCGCGCCTGCTCCTGGACATCACCGCCCGCGCGGTGGCGGTCGTCGACGACACGCTGACGGTTCCCCAGTTGCGGGTGCTGGCGCTGCTGTCGTCACACGGTCCCACCAACCTGACCACGCTGGCCGCTCAACTCGATGTACAGCCCTCGACCGTCGGCCGGATGGCCGACCGCCTGGTCACCGCCGGTCTGATCGACCGGCACAGACACCCCAGCTCGGGCCGCGAGATGGTCGTCGAACTGACGCGCCGGGGACGGGCCGTCGTGGACACCGTGAGCGCCCGACGCCGCGCCGAGATCGCCCGGGTCGTCGAGGTCATGCCACCGCGTGAGCGCCTGGGCATGGTCCGCGCGCTGCATGCGTTCAGCGAAGCCGGTGGCGAACCGCCTGCCGATGCCCCGGCCGGCCTGGACTTCTAG
- a CDS encoding salicylate synthase — translation MTAEAIDAASVTRIALPADVAPADLIAQLAAELPERSGADYVGYEHSGEWVLAIGVRTAIEFDSDELRIVDAGGAVARQSWTGRPGEVLGDAVDRLLLEADRLFGWVAFEFGAYRFGLAQRLPAGTPLARVFSAQTQVVVTDGEVRVSGDGDVVAETLNRLLQSGIPAAGVTRAVDVRVDGSDYPSRVAAAVAEIVAGDYQKVILSRRFEVPFAVDFPATYRVGRANNTPVRSFLLRLGGIRALGFSPELVAAVRADGTVITEPLAGTRAFGRGEDHDRAAREDLESNSKEIVEHAISVRSSQEEIAEVAKPGTTVVSDFMTVRERGSVQHLGSTVSGQLSDQMDRMHALEALFPAVTASGIPKAESVDAIMRLDEAPRGLYSGAVVMFSADGGMDAALTLRSAYEADGQTWLRAGAGIIAESTPEREFEETCEKLTTLAPYLVPRA, via the coding sequence GTGACTGCTGAAGCTATAGACGCGGCGTCGGTGACGCGCATTGCTTTGCCCGCCGACGTCGCCCCGGCCGATCTGATCGCGCAACTGGCAGCCGAACTGCCGGAGCGCTCCGGCGCCGACTATGTCGGCTACGAGCATTCGGGCGAGTGGGTGCTGGCCATCGGTGTGCGCACCGCCATCGAATTCGACAGCGACGAACTGCGGATCGTCGACGCCGGCGGCGCAGTCGCCCGCCAGTCGTGGACTGGCCGGCCCGGAGAGGTGCTCGGCGACGCGGTCGACCGGCTGCTCCTGGAGGCGGACCGGCTGTTCGGTTGGGTCGCTTTCGAATTCGGCGCCTACCGGTTCGGGCTGGCGCAGCGCCTGCCGGCCGGAACCCCGCTGGCGCGGGTGTTCAGCGCGCAGACGCAGGTGGTCGTCACCGACGGTGAGGTACGTGTGTCGGGCGACGGCGACGTGGTCGCCGAGACCCTCAATCGGCTGCTGCAGTCGGGTATCCCGGCGGCCGGTGTCACCCGCGCCGTCGACGTACGGGTCGACGGCAGTGACTACCCGTCGCGGGTTGCCGCCGCCGTCGCCGAGATCGTGGCGGGCGACTACCAGAAGGTGATCCTGTCGCGCCGGTTCGAGGTGCCGTTCGCGGTCGACTTCCCGGCGACGTACCGCGTGGGCCGGGCGAACAACACCCCGGTGCGGTCATTCCTGTTGCGGCTGGGCGGGATTCGCGCCCTCGGCTTCAGCCCCGAGCTCGTCGCCGCGGTCCGCGCCGACGGCACCGTCATCACCGAGCCGCTGGCCGGCACCCGTGCGTTCGGCCGCGGCGAGGATCACGACCGCGCGGCCCGTGAGGACCTGGAATCGAACTCGAAAGAGATTGTCGAGCATGCCATTTCGGTCCGCAGCTCGCAGGAGGAGATCGCCGAGGTGGCCAAGCCGGGCACCACGGTCGTCAGTGACTTCATGACGGTGCGTGAGCGTGGCAGCGTGCAGCACCTGGGTTCGACGGTGTCCGGGCAGCTGTCGGACCAGATGGACCGGATGCATGCGCTGGAGGCGCTCTTCCCGGCGGTGACGGCCTCCGGAATCCCCAAGGCGGAGAGCGTCGACGCCATCATGCGGCTCGACGAGGCGCCGCGCGGGCTGTACTCGGGCGCGGTCGTGATGTTCAGTGCCGATGGCGGCATGGACGCGGCGCTGACGCTGCGCTCGGCCTACGAGGCCGACGGTCAGACCTGGCTGCGCGCCGGCGCCGGCATCATCGCCGAGTCGACTCCGGAGCGTGAGTTCGAAGAGACCTGCGAGAAGCTGACGACGCTCGCGCCCTACCTGGTGCCGCGAGCCTGA
- a CDS encoding ABC transporter ATP-binding protein: MINGFLRILGPERGRMYSFLAWAVGYGLLHGLSMTLLVPISLALFDGDVGAAARWLVVLAVVVLLSAVAHYVQAAQSMRMALTTMRLLHHRLGDHMVTLPLGWFTRERVGQVSQIAVKGTTFVGTSSAHLVTPLVVNTTSALTVVVGLFVFDWRIGVAALAGGVVLILATRASAALIASAEARTHAAEIEVNSRVIEFARCQPVLRAFGRTGAEFDPLTGALAEQEQVGKRALWASVAGMMLSGVGVQAVLGGLITVGVWLAVGGEINPVTLVAILGLAARFTSPLSELAEYGSAMRMAGAELDRITSVLDTPALPEPAAPQSVSLPGQVELDGVAFSYPGRRVLEDVGFVAAPGTMTALVGPSGSGKTTITRLLARFYDVDAGVVRVGGVDVRDQSTAELMAQLSLVFQDVYLFDDTLWENVRIGAPSASEDDIREAARTAGLQSVVDRLPAGWQTRVGEGGTALSGGERQRVSIARALLKNAPVVLFDEATSALDPENERHVAASIRELADRSTVIVIAHKLSTVTAADNIVVLSDRGTVDDTGTHDQLMARGGRYADFWAQRTSASGWTVAKREAKAGAGS, encoded by the coding sequence ATGATCAACGGGTTCCTGCGGATCCTCGGCCCGGAGCGCGGCCGCATGTACAGCTTCCTGGCCTGGGCCGTCGGTTACGGCCTGCTGCACGGTCTTTCGATGACGCTGCTGGTGCCGATCTCACTGGCCCTGTTCGACGGTGACGTCGGTGCGGCGGCGCGCTGGCTGGTCGTGCTGGCGGTGGTGGTGCTGCTCAGCGCCGTCGCGCACTACGTCCAGGCGGCGCAGTCGATGCGGATGGCGCTGACCACCATGCGGCTGCTGCACCACCGGCTCGGCGACCACATGGTCACCCTGCCGCTGGGCTGGTTCACCCGCGAGCGGGTCGGCCAGGTGTCCCAGATCGCGGTCAAGGGCACGACTTTCGTCGGTACGAGTAGCGCCCACCTGGTGACGCCACTGGTGGTGAACACCACCAGTGCGCTGACCGTGGTGGTCGGGCTGTTCGTCTTCGACTGGCGGATCGGTGTCGCCGCGCTGGCCGGTGGGGTGGTCCTGATCCTCGCCACCCGGGCCTCGGCCGCGTTGATCGCGTCGGCCGAGGCGCGCACCCATGCCGCCGAGATCGAGGTGAACTCCCGGGTCATCGAGTTCGCGCGCTGCCAGCCGGTGTTGCGGGCGTTCGGGCGGACCGGGGCCGAATTCGATCCGCTGACAGGGGCTTTGGCCGAGCAGGAGCAGGTCGGCAAGCGGGCGCTGTGGGCCTCGGTGGCCGGCATGATGCTGAGCGGCGTGGGCGTGCAGGCGGTGCTGGGCGGCCTCATCACGGTCGGTGTCTGGCTGGCCGTCGGCGGCGAGATCAACCCGGTGACGCTGGTGGCCATCCTGGGTCTCGCGGCGCGATTCACCTCGCCACTGTCGGAACTGGCCGAATACGGCTCCGCGATGCGGATGGCCGGTGCCGAACTGGACCGGATCACGTCGGTACTCGACACCCCCGCGCTTCCGGAACCCGCTGCGCCGCAGTCGGTTTCGCTGCCCGGGCAGGTTGAACTGGACGGCGTCGCCTTCAGCTATCCGGGGCGCCGTGTGCTCGAGGACGTCGGTTTCGTCGCGGCGCCGGGCACCATGACCGCCCTGGTCGGTCCGTCGGGCTCGGGCAAGACCACCATCACCCGTCTGCTGGCGCGCTTCTACGACGTGGACGCCGGCGTGGTCCGGGTGGGTGGCGTCGATGTACGGGACCAGAGCACGGCAGAGTTGATGGCCCAGCTGTCGCTGGTGTTCCAGGACGTCTACCTGTTCGACGACACCCTGTGGGAGAACGTGCGGATCGGTGCGCCGTCCGCGTCCGAAGACGACATCCGGGAAGCGGCCCGCACCGCGGGTCTGCAGTCCGTCGTGGACCGGCTGCCGGCCGGCTGGCAGACGCGCGTCGGTGAGGGTGGTACGGCGCTGTCCGGCGGTGAACGGCAACGCGTCTCGATCGCGCGCGCATTGCTGAAAAACGCTCCGGTGGTGCTGTTCGACGAGGCCACCAGCGCGCTGGATCCCGAGAACGAACGTCACGTCGCCGCGTCCATCCGCGAGTTGGCGGACCGCAGCACCGTGATCGTGATCGCGCACAAACTGTCGACGGTGACCGCGGCCGACAACATCGTCGTGCTGTCCGACCGCGGCACGGTGGACGACACCGGCACGCATGACCAGCTGATGGCGCGCGGCGGCCGCTACGCCGATTTCTGGGCGCAACGGACGTCGGCCAGTGGATGGACCGTCGCGAAGCGCGAGGCGAAAGCCGGCGCTGGGTCCTGA
- a CDS encoding ABC transporter ATP-binding protein, with product MTNAEPSAREQLKQAKLAAAQDRVALKELLAPVRGRAALAQLLQLIAAAATVVPFIGIVELGRYLLSGGPIDAARVWTIVAVFVGGGLAVRTLAGGLALTLTHHADVQLQAELRRRLVATLGRLPLGWFGATSSGEVRKAVQHDVGELHHLVAHAAVEKTGALATPAFGLAYCWYLDWRLGLLAIGTIPIYLVVYGVLMRGAMARMAQMNEGIAQISATIVEFIAGVSVVKTFGETGKAHKRFADAADEFNDGFAGFVGPMVRLRAVSSVFVEAPVVLLVNLAGGLWFIRNGWVTPIEVLGSTLVAVTIPTAVLAVGYSAAASRQAVAAAGRLTALLTAPELPIAENPQVPQDNSVRFSGVEFSYDGTNTVLQDISLDLPAGSITALVGPSGSGKSTLATLVPRFHDVTAGAVRIGGVDVRQIDPAVLYRHVGFVLQDVQLLGMSVADNIRLGRAGADDDAVRAAARAAHIHDRIMALPNGYDSVVGEDAHFSGGEAQRISIARALLADTPILVLDEATAFADPDSEAQIQAALSTLIDGRTVLVIAHRLGSIVGADNIVVLGDGRIVEQGRHDELLSREGVFARMWQTYTATGELEAAR from the coding sequence ATGACCAACGCAGAACCGTCGGCCCGTGAGCAGCTCAAACAGGCGAAGCTCGCGGCAGCGCAGGACCGCGTCGCGCTCAAGGAGTTGCTGGCCCCGGTGCGGGGCCGCGCCGCGCTGGCGCAGCTGTTGCAGCTGATCGCCGCGGCCGCGACCGTGGTGCCGTTCATCGGCATCGTCGAGCTGGGCCGGTACCTGCTGAGTGGTGGTCCGATCGACGCGGCGCGGGTGTGGACCATCGTCGCGGTCTTCGTCGGCGGCGGCCTGGCGGTGCGCACCCTGGCCGGCGGCCTGGCGCTGACGCTCACCCACCACGCCGACGTGCAGTTGCAGGCGGAGTTGCGCCGTCGACTGGTCGCCACGCTCGGGCGGCTGCCGCTGGGCTGGTTCGGCGCGACATCCTCCGGTGAGGTGCGCAAGGCCGTCCAGCACGACGTCGGCGAACTGCACCACCTGGTGGCGCATGCCGCGGTCGAGAAGACCGGAGCGCTCGCCACGCCGGCGTTCGGCCTGGCGTACTGCTGGTACCTGGACTGGCGGCTGGGGCTGCTGGCCATCGGCACCATCCCGATCTACCTCGTGGTCTACGGCGTGCTGATGCGCGGCGCGATGGCCCGCATGGCGCAGATGAACGAGGGCATCGCGCAGATCAGCGCGACCATCGTCGAGTTCATCGCCGGTGTCTCGGTCGTCAAGACATTCGGGGAAACCGGCAAGGCGCACAAGCGATTCGCCGACGCTGCCGATGAGTTCAACGACGGTTTCGCCGGATTCGTCGGGCCCATGGTCCGGCTGCGCGCGGTGTCATCGGTGTTCGTCGAGGCGCCGGTGGTGCTGCTGGTGAACCTCGCCGGCGGTCTGTGGTTCATCCGCAACGGCTGGGTGACGCCCATCGAGGTGCTGGGTTCGACGCTCGTCGCCGTCACCATCCCGACCGCGGTGCTGGCCGTCGGGTATTCCGCTGCCGCGAGCCGCCAGGCGGTCGCCGCGGCCGGCCGGCTGACGGCGCTGCTGACCGCCCCCGAGTTGCCGATCGCCGAGAACCCGCAAGTGCCACAGGACAATTCGGTCCGATTCTCAGGCGTCGAATTCTCCTACGACGGCACAAACACGGTGCTGCAAGACATTTCACTGGATCTGCCCGCCGGCAGCATCACGGCGCTGGTCGGGCCGTCCGGCAGTGGCAAGTCCACGCTGGCGACGCTCGTCCCGCGGTTCCATGACGTCACCGCGGGTGCGGTGCGCATCGGCGGCGTGGACGTGCGCCAGATCGATCCGGCGGTGCTGTACCGGCACGTCGGCTTCGTCCTGCAGGACGTGCAGCTGCTCGGCATGAGCGTGGCCGACAACATCCGGCTGGGCCGCGCGGGCGCCGACGACGATGCGGTGCGCGCCGCCGCGCGCGCCGCGCACATCCACGACCGGATCATGGCGCTGCCCAACGGATATGACTCGGTGGTCGGGGAGGACGCACACTTCTCCGGCGGCGAGGCGCAGCGCATCAGCATCGCCCGCGCACTGCTCGCCGACACCCCGATCCTGGTGCTCGACGAGGCCACGGCCTTCGCCGACCCGGACTCCGAGGCGCAGATCCAGGCGGCGCTGTCGACCCTGATCGACGGCCGGACGGTGCTGGTGATCGCCCACCGGTTGGGGTCGATCGTCGGCGCTGACAACATCGTCGTCCTGGGGGACGGGCGCATCGTCGAACAGGGGCGGCATGATGAATTGCTTTCCCGGGAGGGTGTTTTCGCGCGCATGTGGCAGACCTATACGGCCACCGGTGAATTGGAGGCGGCGCGATGA
- the hemW gene encoding radical SAM family heme chaperone HemW: MSDADASRLGPFGIYIHVPFCATRCGYCDFNTYTASELGGASPEGWLNALRTELAMAGAQVDLPVDTVFVGGGTPSLLGGAGLRSVLDAVRDNFRLDPGAEVTTESNPESTSPEFFAELLEAGYTRISLGMQSTAPHVLAALDRTHSAGRAPAAAREALAAGFEHVNLDLIYGTPGESDDDLRRSADAAIEAGVDHVSAYALIVEDGTALARKVRRGEIAAPDDDVLAARYELLDTHLSRAGLDWYEVSNWSRPGGECRHNLGYWDGGQWWGAGPGAHGFVGARRWWNVKHPNAYAEALAEGRLPVADFEELDDATRHVEDVMLRLRLRSGLPVAVLTAAERDRAQGAVADGLVAVADDRLVLTESGRLLADAVVRTVLD; the protein is encoded by the coding sequence ATGAGTGACGCCGACGCCAGCCGTCTCGGGCCGTTCGGCATCTATATCCATGTGCCGTTCTGCGCCACCCGCTGCGGATACTGCGACTTCAACACCTATACCGCCAGTGAGCTGGGCGGAGCCAGTCCGGAGGGCTGGCTGAACGCGCTGCGCACCGAGCTGGCGATGGCCGGCGCGCAGGTCGACCTGCCGGTCGACACGGTGTTCGTCGGCGGCGGTACCCCGTCCCTGCTCGGCGGTGCCGGGCTGCGGTCGGTGCTCGACGCGGTGCGGGACAATTTCCGCCTCGATCCCGGCGCCGAGGTCACCACCGAGTCGAATCCGGAGTCGACGTCGCCCGAGTTCTTCGCCGAGCTGCTGGAGGCCGGCTACACGCGGATTTCGCTGGGTATGCAGTCGACGGCGCCGCACGTGCTGGCGGCGCTCGATCGGACTCACTCGGCCGGCCGTGCCCCGGCGGCCGCGCGCGAGGCGCTGGCGGCCGGGTTCGAGCACGTCAACCTCGATCTCATCTACGGCACGCCGGGGGAGTCCGACGACGATCTGCGCCGTTCGGCCGATGCCGCGATCGAAGCCGGTGTCGACCACGTGTCGGCGTATGCGCTGATCGTGGAGGACGGCACGGCCCTGGCCCGTAAGGTCCGGCGCGGCGAGATCGCGGCGCCCGACGACGACGTGCTGGCGGCCCGCTACGAGCTGCTGGACACGCACCTGAGCCGGGCCGGCCTGGACTGGTACGAGGTGTCGAACTGGAGCCGTCCCGGCGGCGAATGCCGGCACAACCTGGGCTACTGGGACGGTGGCCAGTGGTGGGGCGCCGGGCCGGGCGCGCACGGTTTCGTCGGGGCCCGACGATGGTGGAATGTCAAGCACCCCAACGCTTATGCCGAGGCGCTGGCCGAGGGCAGGCTGCCGGTCGCGGACTTCGAGGAGCTCGACGACGCCACCCGTCACGTCGAGGACGTCATGCTGCGGTTGCGGCTGCGCAGCGGTTTGCCGGTCGCGGTGCTCACCGCGGCCGAGCGCGACCGCGCGCAGGGGGCCGTGGCCGATGGCCTCGTGGCGGTCGCCGACGACCGTCTGGTGCTGACCGAGTCCGGCCGGCTGTTGGCCGACGCCGTGGTGCGCACCGTCCTGGACTGA